In Sphingomonas sp. SUN019, one genomic interval encodes:
- a CDS encoding acyl carrier protein: MIPEGSNEVSATVRAVLRDVLGLSADRVAAFHDQTPLFGALPELDSMAVAGVLTELEDRLGIVIEDDEVDGEMLETFGALKAFAVGKALV, translated from the coding sequence GTGATTCCTGAAGGATCGAACGAGGTTTCGGCGACGGTGCGCGCGGTGTTGCGAGACGTGCTTGGTCTGTCGGCCGACCGCGTCGCGGCGTTCCACGATCAGACGCCGCTGTTCGGCGCGCTGCCCGAACTCGATTCGATGGCGGTCGCAGGCGTGCTGACCGAACTCGAGGACCGGCTCGGCATCGTGATCGAGGACGACGAGGTCGATGGCGAAATGCTGGAGACGTTCGGCGCGCTAAAGGCCTTCGCCGTCGGCAAGGCGCTGGTCTGA
- a CDS encoding acyl-CoA ligase (AMP-forming), exosortase A system-associated, producing MVTLDPVPRPIDHVLAGDPQAPALIERGGVLTYAAVEDAVARLAGWLADHRLAPGSRVATWLPKTRAACLIPLAAPRAGLVHVPINPLLKRAQVAHILADSGAALLLTQEARAATLETGDAAEAIVVIEAGAGDALPRSSADPDSLAAILYTSGSTGRPKGVMLSHANMWLGANSVAYYLEIETDDCILGVLPLSFDYGQNQLFSTWAAGAAVAPLDYLTARDVVKAVERVEATTLAGLPPLWTQLLESDWPVETVARLRRLTNSGGALTVRMVRDLRAKFPNADLYPMYGLTEAFRSTYLPPALVDAHPESIGRAIPHAEVLVVRLDGTQAAAGEAGELVHAGPLVAQGYWRDEERTAQRFRPAPDFSRYGGTAVWSGDTVIANAEGLLRFVGRDDEMIKSAGNRISPAEVEEVVTAGGEATEAVAIGVPDARLGQAIVVVARGDASGEVRLRERLKRDLPNFMQPARIDWRADLPRNANGKLDRAALTREIRGNA from the coding sequence ATGGTGACCCTCGACCCCGTTCCGCGTCCGATCGACCATGTGCTGGCGGGTGACCCGCAAGCGCCTGCGCTGATCGAGCGTGGCGGCGTGCTGACCTATGCCGCGGTCGAGGATGCGGTGGCGCGGCTGGCGGGCTGGCTGGCGGATCACCGTTTGGCACCGGGATCACGCGTGGCGACGTGGTTGCCTAAGACGCGCGCGGCGTGCCTGATCCCGCTTGCCGCGCCGCGGGCGGGGCTGGTCCACGTGCCGATCAACCCGCTGCTGAAACGCGCGCAGGTCGCGCATATCCTGGCCGACAGCGGCGCGGCGCTGCTGCTGACGCAGGAGGCGCGGGCGGCGACTCTGGAGACGGGGGATGCGGCGGAGGCGATCGTCGTCATCGAAGCGGGCGCAGGCGACGCGCTCCCGCGGTCCTCGGCTGATCCTGATTCGCTGGCGGCGATCCTTTATACCTCCGGCTCGACCGGACGACCGAAGGGGGTGATGCTGAGCCACGCAAATATGTGGCTCGGTGCGAACAGCGTCGCTTATTACCTTGAGATAGAAACGGATGATTGCATTCTGGGCGTGCTGCCGCTCAGCTTCGACTACGGTCAGAACCAGTTGTTCTCGACGTGGGCGGCAGGGGCGGCGGTTGCGCCGCTCGATTATCTGACCGCGCGCGACGTGGTGAAGGCGGTTGAGCGCGTTGAGGCTACGACGCTGGCAGGCTTACCGCCGTTGTGGACGCAGTTGCTGGAGTCCGATTGGCCCGTCGAGACTGTGGCGCGGCTGCGGCGGCTGACCAATTCGGGTGGAGCGTTGACGGTGCGGATGGTGCGCGATCTTCGGGCGAAATTCCCGAATGCCGATCTTTATCCGATGTACGGGCTGACCGAGGCGTTCCGGTCGACGTATCTGCCGCCAGCGCTGGTCGATGCGCACCCCGAATCGATCGGCCGCGCCATCCCCCACGCCGAGGTGCTGGTCGTTCGCCTCGACGGGACGCAGGCAGCGGCGGGCGAGGCGGGCGAACTGGTCCACGCCGGGCCGCTGGTCGCGCAGGGCTATTGGCGCGACGAGGAGCGGACCGCGCAGCGCTTCCGCCCCGCGCCCGACTTTTCCCGCTATGGCGGCACGGCGGTGTGGTCCGGCGATACGGTGATCGCGAATGCCGAAGGCCTGCTGCGCTTCGTCGGGCGAGACGACGAGATGATCAAGAGCGCGGGCAACCGCATCAGCCCGGCCGAAGTCGAGGAGGTCGTGACCGCGGGCGGCGAAGCGACGGAGGCGGTTGCGATCGGCGTTCCCGACGCGCGGCTGGGGCAGGCGATCGTCGTCGTGGCGCGGGGCGATGCTTCGGGAGAGGTTCGCCTGCGTGAACGATTGAAGCGCGACCTCCCCAATTTCATGCAACCGGCGCGGATCGACTGGCGCGCCGATCTGCCGCGTAATGCGAACGGCAAGCTGGACCGCGCTGCGCTGACACGAGAAATCCGGGGGAATGCGTGA
- a CDS encoding pyridoxal-dependent decarboxylase, exosortase A system-associated, whose translation MTKPFGPLPPEFAYQHGSLTIAGRTATEWFAQYGSPVFVYDPAIIAARIALFRSAMPAGVDLHYAVKANPYAPLLAAITPLVDGLDVASGGELALALDHKPAASISFAGPGKRDAELKVAIVAGATLNVESEGEARRAFAIGDRLGIAPRLAVRVNPDIELRGSGMKMGGRPSPFGIDAERSAALVREIRDAEADWRGFHIFAGSQALDSEAIVETQAATLALAARLSDEAGASPPLVNLGGGFGIPYFAGDTPVDLGRIGDALSDGLASRASILAETRFAIELGRWLVGECGVYLTRIVDRKVSRGETFLIVDGGLHHQLAASGNFGTVVRRNYPVAVAHATGAEATETVSVVGCLCTPLDRLADRVALPRADVGDVIAIFLAGAYGVTASPTAFLGHPAPIEVLATAS comes from the coding sequence GTGACGAAACCCTTTGGCCCGCTGCCCCCCGAGTTCGCCTATCAACACGGATCGCTGACGATCGCTGGCCGGACCGCAACCGAATGGTTTGCGCAATACGGATCGCCGGTCTTCGTCTATGACCCCGCAATCATCGCGGCGCGCATCGCACTGTTTCGATCGGCGATGCCCGCCGGTGTCGATCTGCACTACGCGGTGAAGGCCAATCCCTACGCACCCCTGCTCGCGGCGATAACGCCGCTGGTGGACGGGCTGGACGTGGCGTCGGGAGGTGAACTGGCGCTGGCGCTCGACCACAAACCCGCGGCGTCGATCAGCTTCGCCGGGCCGGGCAAGCGCGATGCCGAACTAAAGGTCGCGATCGTCGCGGGTGCGACGTTGAACGTCGAATCCGAGGGCGAGGCGCGGCGCGCCTTCGCGATCGGCGATCGGCTGGGGATCGCGCCACGGCTGGCGGTGCGGGTAAATCCGGACATCGAACTCCGCGGATCGGGCATGAAGATGGGCGGGCGGCCGTCGCCGTTCGGGATCGACGCCGAGCGTTCCGCGGCGCTGGTGCGCGAGATTCGCGACGCGGAGGCCGATTGGCGCGGCTTCCACATCTTCGCCGGGAGCCAGGCGCTGGACAGCGAGGCGATCGTCGAGACCCAGGCAGCCACATTGGCGCTCGCCGCCCGGCTGTCCGACGAAGCAGGCGCATCGCCTCCGCTGGTCAATCTCGGCGGTGGTTTCGGCATTCCCTATTTCGCGGGCGACACGCCGGTCGATCTGGGCCGGATCGGCGATGCGCTGTCCGACGGCTTGGCGTCACGCGCATCAATCCTCGCGGAAACGCGGTTCGCGATCGAACTCGGCCGCTGGCTGGTCGGCGAATGCGGGGTGTATCTGACGCGCATCGTCGACCGGAAGGTAAGCCGTGGCGAGACCTTCCTGATCGTCGATGGCGGCCTGCACCATCAACTCGCCGCCAGCGGCAATTTCGGCACCGTCGTGCGGCGGAATTACCCGGTCGCCGTGGCGCACGCGACGGGCGCGGAGGCGACCGAAACTGTATCGGTCGTCGGTTGCCTGTGCACCCCGCTCGACCGTCTCGCCGATCGCGTCGCACTGCCCCGCGCGGACGTGGGTGACGTCATCGCGATCTTCCTGGCGGGGGCGTATGGCGTCACCGCCAGTCCGACCGCGTTCCTCGGCCATCCCGCGCCGATCGAGGTTCTCGCAACCGCTTCCTAA
- a CDS encoding XrtA/PEP-CTERM system exopolysaccharide export protein encodes MRFSGFTRGLLATALASTALTGCMGSGGGALTELPPASFVASKEQPGEEYIIGPLDSLQIFVWRNPELSSKVQVRPDGRITTPLISDMPAVGKTPSMLAADMKLALGEYIKDPIVSVIVENFSGTYSQQVRIVGATEKPASLPYRANMTLLDAMIAVGGLSEYAAGNKARLIRYDRATGKQREYQLRVNRLLKDGDASANVKLEPGDVIIIPESMF; translated from the coding sequence ATGCGTTTCTCGGGGTTCACCAGAGGCTTGCTGGCGACGGCTCTGGCATCGACTGCGCTCACCGGCTGCATGGGCAGCGGCGGCGGTGCGTTGACCGAACTGCCGCCGGCTTCGTTCGTGGCGTCGAAGGAGCAGCCGGGCGAGGAATATATCATCGGCCCGCTCGATTCGCTGCAGATCTTCGTGTGGCGCAATCCCGAACTGTCGTCGAAGGTGCAGGTCCGCCCTGACGGCCGCATCACGACGCCGCTGATCAGCGACATGCCCGCGGTGGGAAAGACCCCGTCGATGCTGGCGGCCGACATGAAATTGGCGCTGGGGGAATATATCAAGGATCCCATCGTCTCGGTCATCGTCGAGAATTTCAGCGGTACGTACAGTCAGCAGGTCCGCATCGTCGGCGCTACGGAGAAGCCCGCGTCGCTGCCGTACCGCGCGAACATGACGCTGCTCGACGCGATGATCGCGGTCGGCGGCCTCAGCGAATATGCCGCGGGCAACAAGGCGCGCCTGATCCGCTACGACCGCGCGACCGGCAAGCAGCGCGAATATCAGCTGCGCGTGAACCGCCTGCTGAAGGACGGCGACGCCAGTGCGAACGTGAAGCTGGAACCCGGCGACGTAATCATCATCCCCGAGAGCATGTTCTGA
- a CDS encoding XrtA system polysaccharide chain length determinant: MTGLYEELRIAVHAMWTRRWLALAVAWGVCVLGWLVVSQIPSRYESRARVFVQMRSVLPAGVDGTQLNDQQRDVDTVRQTLTSAVNLEKVVRGTELAKTVATDRDIADRVAGLATAIKITAQQDNLFEITTTSSSPALAKSITQKLIDIFVETNLSDDRSQSSQTLTFLDQQLKSLGTKLQDAEAKRADFQNRYLGSLPGTGSVADRIGAARAQMSQVDNDLAAAQSSLAALQGQMAGTPATVAGAGIAPGVGPARARVAAIQGQLADARGRGYTESHPDVVALKTQLAQALAAAKGEPVGAGGGGVSNPAYLSLQSMQADRQASVSALRMRKSQLQGDLDTLNAKLADDPAVAAEQGEIDRNYTVLKAQYDQLLAQREQTNLRSQAQTQTDSVKFSVIDPPTSPRTPIAPNRPMLLTGVLIAGLLGGLGAAFGMAKVQATFPTAQRLEIASGMNVIGQVGEMLTRIQSEERAKRLKWFAGGVGALGVSYVALLGVEMLQRGMAA; this comes from the coding sequence GTGACCGGTCTTTACGAGGAACTCAGGATCGCGGTGCACGCGATGTGGACGCGCCGCTGGCTCGCGCTGGCGGTGGCGTGGGGCGTATGCGTGCTCGGCTGGCTGGTCGTCAGCCAGATCCCGAGCCGCTACGAATCGCGCGCTCGCGTCTTCGTGCAGATGCGATCGGTCCTGCCCGCGGGCGTCGACGGGACGCAGCTGAACGATCAGCAGCGCGACGTGGACACGGTGCGGCAGACGCTGACGTCGGCGGTGAACCTTGAGAAGGTCGTCCGCGGCACCGAATTGGCGAAGACCGTCGCTACCGATCGCGACATCGCGGACCGCGTCGCTGGCCTCGCCACAGCGATCAAGATCACCGCGCAGCAGGACAATCTGTTCGAGATCACGACCACTTCATCCAGCCCGGCGCTGGCGAAATCGATCACGCAGAAGCTGATCGACATCTTCGTCGAAACGAACCTGTCGGATGACCGGTCGCAGAGCAGCCAGACGCTGACCTTCCTCGATCAGCAATTGAAGTCGCTCGGCACGAAATTGCAGGATGCGGAGGCCAAGCGCGCCGATTTCCAGAACCGCTATCTCGGGTCGCTGCCGGGCACGGGTTCGGTCGCCGACCGGATCGGCGCGGCGCGTGCGCAGATGAGCCAGGTCGACAACGATCTGGCCGCGGCGCAGTCGAGCCTGGCCGCGCTGCAGGGGCAGATGGCGGGAACCCCCGCGACGGTCGCAGGCGCGGGGATTGCGCCCGGCGTCGGCCCGGCGCGCGCGCGCGTCGCGGCGATCCAGGGCCAGCTCGCCGATGCGCGCGGGCGCGGCTATACCGAAAGCCACCCCGACGTGGTCGCGCTGAAGACGCAACTGGCGCAGGCGCTGGCGGCGGCGAAGGGCGAGCCGGTTGGCGCGGGCGGCGGGGGCGTATCGAACCCGGCCTATCTGTCGCTGCAGTCGATGCAGGCCGATCGCCAGGCGAGCGTGTCGGCGCTCAGAATGCGCAAGAGCCAGCTGCAGGGTGACCTCGACACGTTGAACGCAAAGCTGGCCGACGATCCCGCGGTCGCCGCGGAGCAGGGCGAGATCGACCGGAATTATACCGTCCTCAAAGCGCAGTATGACCAATTGCTCGCACAGCGTGAGCAGACCAATTTGCGCAGCCAGGCGCAAACGCAAACCGATTCGGTCAAGTTCAGCGTCATCGATCCGCCAACGTCGCCGCGCACGCCGATCGCGCCCAACCGCCCGATGCTGCTGACCGGCGTGTTGATCGCCGGGCTGCTCGGCGGGCTGGGCGCGGCCTTCGGCATGGCGAAGGTGCAGGCGACCTTCCCGACCGCGCAGCGGCTGGAGATCGCGTCGGGCATGAACGTGATCGGTCAGGTCGGCGAGATGCTGACGCGCATCCAGTCTGAAGAACGTGCGAAGCGGCTGAAGTGGTTTGCGGGCGGCGTCGGCGCGCTGGGCGTAAGTTACGTTGCGCTGCTGGGCGTCGAGATGCTCCAGCGGGGGATGGCGGCATGA
- a CDS encoding AAA family ATPase produces the protein MNRATKPAEESLIERAARVYDFGAHLRGPSAVSSDETATTVVRPEPVEPVADEPVAERANASPSSGRAEGRAYTPSPIDLLPEWAAPANIAAIDRIMLAEKGMLVPGAPVGALAEEFRLIKRQLLLNARAVSEGPLKQRARTILVGSGKPGEGKTFCAINLALSLSAEKDVEILLVDGDFAKPDVMATLGLDDSLGFLDILGDSTLDPESCIVRTDVPQLSLLPAGKRTHADTELLASDRTGVMLDRLLAANPKRIIVFDTPPALAASPASVLALLVGQVMLVVRADRTTESDVREAVNLLDGCDQISLILNSVSYEPGRGRFGSYYGQEK, from the coding sequence ATGAACCGGGCAACGAAACCTGCCGAGGAATCGCTGATCGAGCGCGCCGCGCGGGTCTATGATTTCGGGGCGCATCTGCGTGGGCCGAGCGCGGTTTCATCCGACGAAACTGCCACCACCGTTGTTCGTCCCGAGCCTGTCGAACCGGTCGCGGACGAACCTGTGGCCGAGCGCGCGAACGCTTCGCCAAGCTCAGGGCGAGCCGAGGGTCGGGCATACACCCCGTCGCCGATCGACCTGCTTCCGGAATGGGCCGCGCCGGCGAACATCGCCGCGATCGACCGCATCATGCTGGCGGAAAAGGGGATGCTGGTCCCTGGCGCCCCGGTGGGGGCGCTGGCGGAAGAATTTCGCCTTATCAAGAGGCAGTTGTTGCTCAATGCTCGCGCGGTCAGCGAAGGACCGTTGAAGCAGCGCGCGCGGACGATCCTGGTCGGTTCGGGCAAACCGGGCGAGGGCAAGACGTTCTGCGCGATCAATCTGGCGCTGTCGCTGTCGGCGGAAAAGGACGTGGAGATCCTGCTGGTCGACGGCGATTTCGCCAAACCCGACGTCATGGCGACGCTCGGCCTGGATGATTCGCTCGGCTTTCTCGATATCCTCGGCGACTCTACGCTCGATCCCGAAAGCTGCATCGTGCGCACCGACGTGCCGCAACTGAGCCTGCTTCCTGCGGGCAAGCGGACGCACGCCGACACCGAACTCCTCGCCAGCGATCGGACGGGCGTGATGCTCGACCGGTTGCTCGCGGCGAATCCGAAGCGGATCATCGTGTTCGACACCCCGCCCGCGCTGGCGGCCTCACCTGCTTCTGTGCTGGCGCTGCTGGTCGGGCAGGTGATGCTGGTGGTGCGCGCGGATCGCACCACCGAAAGCGACGTTCGGGAGGCGGTGAACCTGCTCGATGGCTGCGACCAGATCAGCCTGATCCTCAATTCGGTTTCCTACGAACCCGGCCGTGGCCGGTTCGGCAGCTATTACGGGCAGGAGAAGTGA
- a CDS encoding ExeA family protein, producing the protein MYEEHFGLSDKPFQLTPDPKFWVDTATHRKAMAYLGYGLAQGEGFIVITGDIGAGKTTLVGHLMKMIDPANLNPIHIVSSAIEADDLLRIVSAGLGVDGEGLSKAELLKSIERGLHAVARTGRRTLLIVDEAQALPVSALEELRMLSNFQAGGHAMLQIFLLGQPEFRDRLHGSDSLEQLRQRVIALHHLDPMGPDEIATYVGHRLQVAGWRGNPDFADDAFPVLFRATDGVPRRLNQLMGRVMLHAAITDATLIDAALINAVRADAARDTPVAPPVVKKPFAVAAPAAESDIALRLAALEAKLGTPPVDSGLADRMAALEARIEEQDAALRRVLTLLVDWVEGEAAPNNARREAVRGAAA; encoded by the coding sequence ATGTACGAGGAACATTTCGGGCTGAGCGACAAACCGTTCCAGCTGACGCCGGACCCTAAATTCTGGGTCGATACTGCTACGCATCGCAAAGCGATGGCGTACCTCGGCTATGGGCTGGCGCAGGGCGAGGGCTTCATCGTCATCACCGGCGATATCGGCGCGGGGAAGACGACGCTGGTCGGGCATCTGATGAAGATGATCGACCCGGCGAACCTGAACCCGATCCATATCGTGTCCAGCGCGATCGAGGCCGACGATCTGCTGCGGATCGTCTCCGCCGGGCTGGGCGTGGACGGCGAAGGGCTGTCGAAGGCCGAATTGCTGAAGTCGATCGAGCGCGGGCTGCACGCGGTGGCGCGTACCGGGCGGCGCACGTTGCTGATCGTCGACGAGGCGCAGGCGCTGCCGGTGTCGGCGCTGGAAGAACTGCGGATGCTGTCCAATTTTCAGGCCGGCGGCCATGCGATGCTGCAGATTTTCCTGCTCGGCCAGCCCGAATTTCGCGACCGGCTGCACGGATCGGATTCGCTGGAGCAGCTTCGGCAGCGGGTGATCGCGCTGCATCATCTGGACCCGATGGGGCCGGACGAGATCGCGACCTATGTCGGCCACCGGCTGCAGGTGGCGGGATGGCGGGGCAATCCCGATTTCGCCGACGATGCGTTTCCGGTGCTGTTCCGCGCCACCGACGGCGTGCCGCGGCGGCTGAACCAGTTGATGGGGCGCGTGATGCTCCACGCCGCGATCACCGATGCGACGTTGATTGACGCCGCGCTCATCAACGCGGTGCGGGCCGATGCGGCGCGCGACACGCCGGTCGCGCCGCCGGTCGTGAAGAAGCCGTTTGCGGTCGCTGCTCCGGCTGCGGAGAGCGATATCGCGCTGCGGCTCGCCGCGCTGGAGGCCAAGCTGGGCACGCCGCCGGTGGATTCGGGCCTTGCCGATCGCATGGCGGCGCTGGAGGCGCGGATCGAGGAGCAGGATGCGGCGTTGCGGCGCGTGCTGACCCTGCTGGTCGATTGGGTCGAGGGCGAGGCTGCGCCCAACAACGCCAGGCGGGAGGCGGTGCGCGGCGCCGCGGCGTAG
- a CDS encoding XrtA system polysaccharide deacetylase, which produces MLNGLSVDVEEYFQVGAFERTIAKADWPRYAPRVEHNTGAVLDLFAESGVKATFFTLGWVADRHPALIRRIVAEGHEIASHGWDHQRVFTMTADEFRADLARARGALENAGGVKVTGYRAPSFSIDQRTPWAHIVLAEEGYAYSSSVAPVAHDHYGWRDSPRFAWRPRSDSALIELPVTVAQVAGRRMATGGGFFRLLPAALTDFAVRQVNAQDRAGIFYFHPWEVDPGQPRVEGAPLKSRVRHYSRLGAMAGKLRGLIARHEWGRVDAVAAREIAR; this is translated from the coding sequence ATGCTCAACGGACTGTCGGTCGACGTCGAGGAATATTTTCAGGTCGGCGCGTTCGAGCGCACGATCGCAAAGGCCGACTGGCCCCGGTACGCGCCGCGCGTGGAGCACAATACCGGGGCGGTGCTGGACCTGTTCGCCGAGAGCGGGGTCAAGGCGACGTTTTTTACGCTGGGCTGGGTGGCCGATCGGCACCCGGCGCTAATCCGCCGCATCGTGGCCGAGGGGCATGAGATCGCCAGCCACGGCTGGGACCATCAACGCGTCTTCACGATGACCGCCGACGAATTTCGCGCCGACCTAGCGCGCGCGCGCGGCGCATTGGAGAATGCGGGCGGGGTGAAGGTCACGGGTTATCGCGCGCCGAGTTTCTCGATCGATCAGCGCACGCCGTGGGCGCATATCGTGCTGGCGGAGGAAGGTTATGCCTATTCCTCCAGCGTCGCGCCGGTCGCACACGACCACTACGGCTGGCGCGATTCGCCGCGCTTTGCCTGGCGGCCGCGGAGCGATTCGGCGCTGATCGAATTGCCGGTGACGGTGGCCCAAGTCGCGGGGCGGCGGATGGCGACCGGCGGCGGCTTTTTTCGCCTGCTGCCCGCCGCGCTGACCGATTTCGCGGTGCGGCAGGTCAATGCGCAGGACCGCGCGGGCATCTTCTATTTCCATCCGTGGGAAGTCGATCCCGGCCAGCCACGTGTTGAGGGCGCACCGCTGAAGTCGCGCGTGCGGCACTACAGCCGCCTGGGTGCGATGGCGGGGAAATTGCGCGGGCTGATCGCGCGACATGAATGGGGACGCGTGGACGCGGTCGCGGCGCGGGAGATCGCGCGGTGA
- a CDS encoding FemAB family XrtA/PEP-CTERM system-associated protein — protein sequence MGTRGRGRGAGDRAVNAYAAVRAGLAVREAGEGDDARIEVFVRAHPDATPFHLPTWSRAVERACGQKAHLLIAERDGVIVGYLPLTAMHSALVGRALVSTGFGVDGGVLGEGADELAAAARAFGYPSVELRGGPAPAGWAIDDTTSLGFARDLVADDEAELLAIPRKQRAEVRKALANDLEVVTGNDPTFAREHYAIYAESVRNLGTPAFPRALFREMLAAMDANILTVRHQDRAVASVLSLYFNGIVYPYWGGGTAAARGLRANDRMYFALMSHARARGCTRFDFGRSKAGSGPAAFKKNWGFEPRPLSYASWSEGAKRDINPLNPKYALMVRTWKRLPLPIANLIGPWISRGLG from the coding sequence ATGGGGACGCGTGGACGCGGTCGCGGCGCGGGAGATCGCGCGGTGAACGCTTATGCGGCGGTGCGGGCGGGGCTTGCCGTGCGAGAGGCGGGGGAGGGCGACGATGCTCGCATCGAAGTGTTCGTTCGTGCGCACCCTGACGCCACCCCCTTCCATCTTCCGACATGGTCGCGTGCGGTCGAGCGGGCGTGTGGGCAGAAGGCCCATCTGCTGATCGCAGAGCGCGACGGCGTCATCGTCGGATACCTGCCGCTGACCGCGATGCATTCGGCGCTGGTCGGCCGGGCACTCGTCTCGACCGGGTTCGGGGTGGACGGCGGGGTGTTGGGGGAAGGGGCGGATGAACTTGCCGCCGCGGCGCGCGCGTTCGGCTATCCGTCGGTCGAATTGCGCGGCGGGCCTGCACCGGCCGGCTGGGCGATCGACGATACGACCTCGCTCGGCTTTGCGCGCGATCTTGTCGCGGATGACGAAGCCGAACTGCTCGCCATCCCGCGCAAGCAGCGCGCGGAGGTGCGCAAGGCGCTGGCGAACGATCTGGAGGTCGTGACGGGCAATGACCCCACATTCGCCCGCGAACATTATGCGATCTACGCCGAATCAGTCCGTAACCTCGGCACGCCGGCATTTCCGCGCGCGTTGTTCCGCGAGATGCTGGCGGCGATGGACGCCAATATCCTGACCGTGCGTCATCAAGATCGCGCGGTCGCGAGCGTCCTGTCGTTATATTTCAACGGTATCGTCTATCCCTATTGGGGTGGCGGGACGGCGGCGGCGCGGGGATTGCGCGCGAACGACCGGATGTATTTCGCACTGATGAGCCATGCACGAGCACGAGGCTGCACACGGTTCGATTTCGGGCGGTCGAAGGCGGGGAGTGGCCCTGCGGCGTTCAAGAAGAACTGGGGCTTTGAGCCGCGACCTTTGTCCTATGCGTCGTGGAGCGAAGGGGCGAAGCGCGACATCAATCCGCTGAACCCGAAATATGCGCTGATGGTGCGGACGTGGAAGCGCCTGCCGCTGCCGATCGCGAACCTGATCGGGCCGTGGATCAGCCGGGGGCTGGGGTGA
- a CDS encoding TIGR03087 family PEP-CTERM/XrtA system glycosyltransferase, with amino-acid sequence MSEILLLAHRAPFPPDRGDRIRSFHILKHLSARATVHLVAFADSAAEVEPAPRFRAMVDECVIVPRTKSRARTGAEALVSGKPLSLTAFADPRIAAAVADILARRPIDAIYVFSGQMAQYLPAHLPVRGPRAIMDFVDLDSAKFAAYADDATGAKRWLMRREARLLGAFERQVAARVDASLFVSAPEAALLPGGIAVENGIDTDAFDPSGAFARIEQAQPLIVFTGQMDYRPNIDAVTWFARDILPLIPTARFAIVGRAPTAAVRALANDRVVVTGEVPDVRGWLAAATVVVAPLKLARGIQNKVLEAMAMARPVVATHAAGEGIDHAGTIRIADDAASFASIVQQLIADPGNAAALGSAARARVIARYGWDACLAPFDGLLGLETPESVAA; translated from the coding sequence GTGAGCGAGATCCTGCTCCTCGCGCACCGCGCGCCGTTCCCGCCCGACCGCGGCGACCGGATCAGGAGCTTTCACATCCTGAAGCATCTGAGCGCGCGCGCGACGGTGCATCTGGTGGCGTTCGCCGACAGCGCGGCCGAGGTCGAACCCGCGCCGCGATTCCGCGCGATGGTCGACGAATGCGTGATCGTGCCGCGGACCAAATCGCGCGCGCGTACCGGGGCGGAGGCGCTGGTGAGCGGGAAGCCACTGTCGCTGACCGCCTTCGCCGATCCGCGCATCGCGGCGGCGGTGGCGGACATTCTCGCGCGCCGTCCGATCGATGCGATCTACGTCTTTTCGGGGCAGATGGCCCAGTATCTGCCAGCGCATCTGCCTGTTCGCGGCCCGCGCGCGATCATGGATTTCGTCGATCTCGATTCGGCCAAGTTCGCTGCCTACGCCGACGATGCTACGGGCGCGAAACGCTGGCTGATGCGGCGCGAAGCGCGGCTGCTCGGGGCGTTCGAGCGACAGGTCGCGGCGCGGGTTGACGCCAGCCTGTTCGTCAGCGCGCCCGAGGCGGCGTTGCTGCCGGGCGGCATCGCGGTCGAAAACGGCATCGACACCGATGCCTTCGACCCGTCCGGCGCGTTCGCGCGGATCGAACAGGCGCAGCCGCTGATCGTCTTCACCGGACAGATGGATTACCGCCCCAACATCGATGCGGTGACGTGGTTCGCGCGTGACATCCTGCCGCTGATCCCGACCGCACGCTTCGCGATCGTCGGCCGCGCGCCGACCGCGGCGGTCCGCGCGCTGGCGAACGATCGCGTGGTCGTGACCGGCGAGGTTCCGGACGTGCGCGGCTGGCTCGCCGCCGCGACAGTCGTCGTTGCGCCGCTGAAACTGGCGCGCGGCATCCAGAACAAGGTGCTGGAGGCGATGGCGATGGCGCGCCCCGTCGTCGCAACGCACGCCGCAGGAGAGGGGATCGACCACGCCGGCACGATCCGCATCGCCGATGATGCGGCATCGTTCGCCAGCATCGTCCAGCAACTGATCGCTGACCCCGGAAACGCCGCGGCGCTGGGATCGGCTGCGCGCGCGCGGGTGATCGCGCGCTACGGCTGGGACGCCTGCCTCGCGCCGTTCGACGGGCTGCTGGGACTGGAAACACCGGAAAGCGTTGCGGCGTGA